In Symphalangus syndactylus isolate Jambi chromosome 14, NHGRI_mSymSyn1-v2.1_pri, whole genome shotgun sequence, one DNA window encodes the following:
- the SLC25A10 gene encoding mitochondrial dicarboxylate carrier isoform X3 translates to MTGMALRVLRTDGILALYSGLSASLCRQMTYSLTRFAIYETVRDRVAKGSQGPLPFHQKVLLGSLSGLAGGFVGTPADLVNVRMQNDVKLPQVQRRNYAHALDGLYRVAREEGLRRLFSGATMASSRGALVTVGQLSCYDQAKQLVLSTGYLSDNIFTHFVASFIAGGCATFLCQPLDVLKTRLMNSKGEYQGVFHCAVETAKLGPLAFYKGLVPAGIRLIPHTVLTFVFLEQLRKNFGIKVPS, encoded by the exons ATGACAGGCATGGCGCTGCGGGTGCTGCGCACCGACGGCATCCTGGCACTCTACAGTGGCCTGAGCGCCTCGCTGTGCAGACAG ATGACCTACTCCCTGACTCGGTTCGCCATCTACGAGACTGTGCGGGACCGCGTGGCCAAGGGCAGCCAGGGGCCTCTCCCCTTCCACCAGAAGGTGTTGCTGGGCTCCCTCAGTG GTTTAGCTGGAGGCTTCGTGGGGACGCCTGCGGACTTGGTCAACGTCAG GATGCAGAACGATGTGAAGCTGCCCCAGGTTCAGCGGCGCAA CTACGCCCATGCGCTGGATGGCCTGTACCGCGTGGCTCGTGAAG AGGGTCTCAGGAGACTGTTCTCGGGTGCGACCATGGCATCCAGCCGAGGGGCCTTAGTCACTGTGGGCCAG CTGTCCTGCTACGACCAGGCCAAGCAGCTGGTCCTGAGCACCGGGTACCTCTCCGACAACATCTTCACTCACTTTGTCGCCAGCTTTATTGCG GGTGGATGTGCCACGTTCCTGTGTCAGCCCCTGGATGTGCTGAAGACGCGCCTGATGAACTCCAAGGGGGAGTATCAG GGCGTTTTCCACTGCGCCGTGGAGACAGCGAAGCTTGGGCCTCTGGCCTTTTACAAG GGCCTTGTTCCAGCTGGCATCCGCCTCATCCCCCACACCGTGCTCACTTTTGTGTTTCTGGAACAGCTACGCAAAAACTTTGGCATCAAAGTGCCATCCTGA